The region GGTACGCACCCGGGGGCACGCCCACGATCCGGGTGAAGTGCCGGTTGAGGTGCGGCTGATCGGTGAAGCCGACGGCGACGGCCGCGTCGGCGGGCAGAGTACCCGCGTCCAGCAGCCGCCGGGCGCGACGCACGCGCGCGTCTGTCAGCCAGGCGTGCGGCGGCAACCCGTACGTGTCACGGAATGCCCGAAGCAGCGCGAAGGGACTGGTGCCGAGGTCTGTGGCAAGTTTTTCCAGAGTCGGCGGCCCGGCCATCGTCTCCTCCAGCACAGCACGCGCGCGTGCCGCGATCCGGCCGCCCGCCGTACGCACCACGCGTTCCTGAAGAGCCCCGCCGTTGAGCCGGAGCAACCGGGTCACCACCACCCGCAGCAGCGTGTCGGCGGCCAGCGCGTTGCCTTCCTCGGCCGCACGCAGCACCTCGTGTACGAGTGTGACCGAATACGGATCGTCGAACACGGGCCCGAGGAAACCCGGTGTCCCCCGAATCACCGTGGTCTCCGCGGCGATCTCGGCCACCACGTCGGGCGCGGGATAGACAGCCCCGTACCGCCACCCTTCGGGAACCCCCGCACGCCCTGTGTGCGGCGTATCGGGATTGACCAGCGCGAGCGCCCCCGGCCCCGCGTACTGATCGGCTTCCCGATGGTGGAACACCTCCACCCCTTCGGTGATGGCGGCGATGACGAAGTTCTCGTGCGTGTGCCGGACAAAGGTCTTGTGGATGTACCTGGCGCGGAGAAGATCGACACCGGGCAGTTCCGCGTACTGCCAGTGCCGAGCCCGCTCGACCGAACCCGTCATACCTCCATTCTCCGCGAAGGAGCCTCAGCCCATCCGGGCACACCCCCCACGCGCCTCCACCGGCGGAGACAAACTCGCAGGTCAGGGCAATTGTCAGTGGCGAGGTGCAGGATGGGTCCATGGTCAGCTCCGCACACCGAGCCCTCGACGGCTTCTCCCCCGCGACCCGCGGCTGGTTCACGGGGGCCTTCTCCGCGCCCACCGCGGCCCAGACCGGAGCGTGGGAAGCCATCGGCGAGGGCTCGGACGTGCTGGTGGTGGCCCCGACCGGTTCCGGCAAGACCCTCGCCGCGTTCCTCGCGGCGCTCGACCAGCTCACCTCGACACCCCCGCCGGCCGACCCGCACAAACGCTGCCGCGTGCTCTACATCTCCCCGCTCAAGGCCCTCGCGGTCGACGTGGAACGGAACCTGCGAAGCCCCCTCACAGGCATCCGCCAGGAATCGGTACGCCTGGGGCTGCCCGAGCCCGAGGTCAAGGTGGGCATCCGCTCCGGTGACACCCCGCCCGCCGAGCGCCGTGCCCTCGCCACCCGCCCGCCGGACATCCTGATCACCACCCCCGAGTCGCTGTTCCTGATGCTCACGTCGGCCACACGCGACGCGCTGACGGGCGTGGAGACGGTGATCCTGGACGAGGTGCACGCGGTCGCGGGCACCAAGCGCGGCGCGCATCTCGCGCTCTCTCTGGAGCGACTTGACGAGCTGCTGCCGAGGCCCGCCCGGCGCATCGGCCTCTCCGCGACCGTTCGCCCGGTCGACGAGATCGCGCGTTACCTCTCGCCCCTCCGCAAGGTGGAGATCGTCCAGCCCACATCCGGCAAGGAGTTCGACCTCTCGGTCGTCGTCCCGGTCGAGGACCTGGGCGAACTGGGCGGTTCTCCGGTCGCCGAAGGGAAGGAGGGGGCCGAACGGCCGTCCATCTGGCCACATGTCGAGGAGCGGATCGCCGATCTCGTCCAGTCGCACCGCTCGACGATCGTGTTCGCCAACTCCCGCCGCCTCGCGGAGCGTCTGTGCAACCGGCTCAACGAGATCGCGTACGAGCGAGCCACCGGTGAGCCCCTCACCGAACACCACGCTCCCGCTGAGCTGATGGGCGGCTCGGGCGCGGCCCAGGGCGCCCCTGTGGTCATCGCCCGGGCCCACCACGGTTCGGTCTCCAAGGAACAGCGCGCGCTCGTCGAGGAGGACCTCAAAGCGGGCCGGCTGCCCGCCGTGGTGGCCACCTCCAGCCTCGAACTGGGTATCGACATGGGCGCGGTGGACCTGGTCATCCAGGTCGAGTCGCCGCCGTCCGTGGCCTCCGGGCTGCAACGCGTCGGCCGCGCAGGACACCAGGTGGGCGCGGTCTCCACAGGCGTCGTCTTTCCCAAGTACAGGGGTGACCTCGTTCAGGCGGCCGTGGTCACCGAGCGCATGCGCACCGGTTCCATCGAGTCCCTGCGGGTCCCCGCCAACCCCCTGGACGTCCTCGCCCAACAGCTCGTCGCCATGGTGGCGCTGGACACCTGGCAGGTCGACGACCTGTTGTCCACGGTCCGCCGGGCGGCGCCCTTCGCCTCCCTCCCCGAGTCGGCGTTCACCGCGGTCCTGGACATGCTCGCGGGCCGCTATCCGTCCGACGCCTTCGCGGAGTTGCGCCCCCGCGTGGTGTGGGACCGCATCGCCGGCACCGTGACCGGCCGCCCGGGAGCGCAGCGACTCGCCGTGACCTCCGGGGGCACGATTCCCGACCGGGGTCTCTTCGGTGTCTTCCTCGCCGGCGCCGACCCCAAGAAGGGCGGCGGCCGGGTCGGCGAGCTCGACGAGGAAATGGTGTACGAGTCCCGCGTGGGGGACGTCTTCACGCTCGGTACGAGCTCCTGGCGCATCGAGGACATCACCCGCGACCGCGTCGTGGTGTCCCCCGCGCCCGGGGTGCCCGGTCGTCTCCCCTTCTGGAAGGGCGACCAACTGGGCCGCCCGCTCGAACTGGGCCGCGCGGTGGGCGCGTTCCTGCGCGAGGTCGGTTCCCTGCCGGAGGAGGACGCCCGCCTCCGGCTCCTCGCCGCCGGACTCGACACGTGGGCCGCCGACAACGTCCTCTCCTACCTGGCCGAACAGCGCGAGGCCTGCGGCCACATCCCGGACGACCGGACCATCGTCGTGGAGCAGTTCCGCGACGAACTCGGCGACTGGCGGGTCGTCGTCCACTCCCCTTTCGGCGCCCAGGTCCACGCCCCGTGGGCACTCGCCCTCAGTGCCCGCCTCTCCGAGCGGTACGGCATGGACGCCCAGGTCATGCACGCCGACGACGGCATCGTGCTGCGCCTCCCGGACGCCGACCTGATGAGCCTGGACCTGCTCGACCAGGAGCCGGCCAGGACCGGCATGGAGTACGACGCCGAGCAGGCACCCGTGGGCGCGGCGGACGTGGCCTTCGACAAGGGCGAGGTCAACCAGATCGTCACTGACCAGGTGGGCGGCTCGGCCCTGTTCGCGGCCCGCTTCCGCGAGTGCGCGGCGCGCGCCCTGCTGCTCCCGCGTCGCAACCCCGGCAAACGCACCCCCCTGTGGCAGCAGCGCCAGCGGGCCTCCCAACTGCTCCAGGTCGCAAGCGAGTTCGGTTCGTTCCCCATCGTTCTCGAAGCGGTCCGCGAATGCCTCCAGGACGTCTTCGACGTCCCTGGTCTCGTGGAGCTGATGGGCGACATCGAGTCCCGCAAGGTGCGCCTGGTCGAGGTCACCACCCCCGAGCCCTCCCCCTTCGCCCGTTCCCTCCTCTTCGGGTACGTCGCACAGTTCCTGTACGAGGGCGACTCACCGCTCGCCGAGCGGCGCGCCGCCGCCCTGTCACTGGACTCGCGACTGCTGGCCGAGCTGCTGGGTCAGGCGGAGCTGCGCGAACTGCTCGACGCCGAGGTACTGACCGAGCTGGAGCGGGAACTGCGGTGGCTCACCGAGGACCGACGCGCGAAGGACGCCGAAAGCGTCGCGGACCTGCTGCGCCTGCTCGGTCCGCTCACCGACGCCGAACTCGCGGAGCGCGGCGCCGATCCGCAGTGGGCCCGGGAGCTGGCCGGCGCCCGCCGCGCGATCCGGGTCCGCATCGGCGGCGCCGACCACTGGGCGGCGATCGAGGACGCGGGCCGTCTGCGCGACGCGCTCGGCACGGCGCTCCCGGTCGGCGTCCCGGAGGCCTTCACCGAGCCGGTCAAGGACCCGCTCGGCGACCTCCTGGCCCGCCACGCCCGCACCCATGGCCCGTTCACCTCGGCCACGGCCGCAGCCCGCTTCGGCCTGGGCGTGGCGGTCACCGAGGGCGCGCTTCAGCGCCTGGCGGCGAACGGCCGCGTCGTGCAAGGGGAGTTCCACCCGGCCGGCATCGGCCAGGAGTGGTGCGACGCGACGGTTCTGCGCCGCCTCCGGCGCCGCTCCCTGGCCGCCCTGCGGCACGAACTGGAACCGGTACCGCCCGCGGCACTCGCGCAGTTCCTGCCGCAGTGGCAGCACATCGGAAAGGGCCACGGGCTGCGCGGCGTCGACGGACTGGTGC is a window of Streptomyces sp. B21-083 DNA encoding:
- a CDS encoding AraC family transcriptional regulator, which codes for MTGSVERARHWQYAELPGVDLLRARYIHKTFVRHTHENFVIAAITEGVEVFHHREADQYAGPGALALVNPDTPHTGRAGVPEGWRYGAVYPAPDVVAEIAAETTVIRGTPGFLGPVFDDPYSVTLVHEVLRAAEEGNALAADTLLRVVVTRLLRLNGGALQERVVRTAGGRIAARARAVLEETMAGPPTLEKLATDLGTSPFALLRAFRDTYGLPPHAWLTDARVRRARRLLDAGTLPADAAVAVGFTDQPHLNRHFTRIVGVPPGAYQRERKNVQDPPGHLLLSSDGWQNRQLAQTYTPTTEASRTPPSYETPSESGSPSDCPVSPSG
- a CDS encoding ATP-dependent helicase, with amino-acid sequence MVSSAHRALDGFSPATRGWFTGAFSAPTAAQTGAWEAIGEGSDVLVVAPTGSGKTLAAFLAALDQLTSTPPPADPHKRCRVLYISPLKALAVDVERNLRSPLTGIRQESVRLGLPEPEVKVGIRSGDTPPAERRALATRPPDILITTPESLFLMLTSATRDALTGVETVILDEVHAVAGTKRGAHLALSLERLDELLPRPARRIGLSATVRPVDEIARYLSPLRKVEIVQPTSGKEFDLSVVVPVEDLGELGGSPVAEGKEGAERPSIWPHVEERIADLVQSHRSTIVFANSRRLAERLCNRLNEIAYERATGEPLTEHHAPAELMGGSGAAQGAPVVIARAHHGSVSKEQRALVEEDLKAGRLPAVVATSSLELGIDMGAVDLVIQVESPPSVASGLQRVGRAGHQVGAVSTGVVFPKYRGDLVQAAVVTERMRTGSIESLRVPANPLDVLAQQLVAMVALDTWQVDDLLSTVRRAAPFASLPESAFTAVLDMLAGRYPSDAFAELRPRVVWDRIAGTVTGRPGAQRLAVTSGGTIPDRGLFGVFLAGADPKKGGGRVGELDEEMVYESRVGDVFTLGTSSWRIEDITRDRVVVSPAPGVPGRLPFWKGDQLGRPLELGRAVGAFLREVGSLPEEDARLRLLAAGLDTWAADNVLSYLAEQREACGHIPDDRTIVVEQFRDELGDWRVVVHSPFGAQVHAPWALALSARLSERYGMDAQVMHADDGIVLRLPDADLMSLDLLDQEPARTGMEYDAEQAPVGAADVAFDKGEVNQIVTDQVGGSALFAARFRECAARALLLPRRNPGKRTPLWQQRQRASQLLQVASEFGSFPIVLEAVRECLQDVFDVPGLVELMGDIESRKVRLVEVTTPEPSPFARSLLFGYVAQFLYEGDSPLAERRAAALSLDSRLLAELLGQAELRELLDAEVLTELERELRWLTEDRRAKDAESVADLLRLLGPLTDAELAERGADPQWARELAGARRAIRVRIGGADHWAAIEDAGRLRDALGTALPVGVPEAFTEPVKDPLGDLLARHARTHGPFTSATAAARFGLGVAVTEGALQRLAANGRVVQGEFHPAGIGQEWCDATVLRRLRRRSLAALRHELEPVPPAALAQFLPQWQHIGKGHGLRGVDGLVRAVEQLQGASVPASALEKLVLPSRVANYAPAMLDELTAAGEIVWAGAGSLPGKDGWVSLYLADAAPLLLPPPHPLEPTALHQSVLDALTGGYGLFFRQIADQVRATTHPDASDPQLADTVWDLAWSGRLTNDTLTPMRSLLGSGRTAGSTAHRAKRAVPRGRYGSLTAAARPASRGGPPTVAGRWSLLPGPEPDLTVRAHALARTLLDRHGVVTRGAVSAEGVEGGFSAVYRILSAFEDSGQARRGYVVEGLGAAQFAMDGAVDRLRATANARDRGDSRPSPGIDPGFPGNGGTVDAHGAASPADHGFVDDIDIDLDLNSPSPHARTARSPRDSAHGFAGSSWSRASNASSTSTSSGATRAVVLAAADPANAYGAALPWPEPPTGAGHKPGRKAGSLVVLVDGELTLYMERGGKTLLAWPSEPDGGPVEDPRLRAAAEALAAAARAGSLGTVTVERVNGASALTSPFGTLLEGAGFIATPRGLRLRA